In Spodoptera frugiperda isolate SF20-4 chromosome 28, AGI-APGP_CSIRO_Sfru_2.0, whole genome shotgun sequence, one genomic interval encodes:
- the LOC118265053 gene encoding protein croquemort isoform X1, which translates to MCVKSEGVRSGLFLGFGSLLVVSGAVMVVFWPAIFDSQLQRMMILSPDSMSFSIWRETPIPMFLEIFFFNISNVNEILSGTAEKIKVVEMGPYVFQESHTKVNLTWNDNSTLTFYNQRFWHFRPEMSAGSIGDNITSINPVIATVAYLMRKQRLPLKVSVDLFLRMFHPNLFQTANVTSWLFDGIEDRVLDIALKIPELPFIIPYDKFGWFYERNGSIEYDGSFNINTGASDFSQLGNVHEWRYASRTDYRDECGEVKGSTGELWAPEYGQPELNVFASDICTYLTVAKDRAVQVEGIDGVQYAANDSVFDNGYKYPRMACYCDRVRDAECLPAGALNVSDCRFGAPAFVSLPHFLHADPIYASKIDGINATEDMNFRLALEMFTGMPLSVAAQLQINLLVRHISGITINNVLPDPDTMVPMFRFRQETATTPEYAALARSALRLRNWVPYGLYVLTAIGVALLVGGITVLVRKLMRSPDTAPLITSESSRSTDTLES; encoded by the exons ATGTGTGTGAAGTCAGAGGGAGTGAGGAGCGGCCTCTTCTTGGGCTTCGGCTCCTTGCTGGTGGTGTCAGGCGCCGTCATGGTGGTGTTCTGGCCTGCGATCTTCGACAGCCAGTTACAAAga ATGATGATTCTATCACCAGACTCAATGTCGTTCAGTATATGGAGGGAAACGCCGATTCCGATGTTTTTAGAGATTTTCTTCTTCAATATTAGTAATGTAAACGAAATACTAAGCGGGACGGCAGAGAAGATTAAAGTCGTGGAAATGGGACCTTACGTGTTCCAAGAATCTCATACTAAG GTGAACCTGACGTGGAACGACAACAGCACCCTGACGTTCTACAACCAGCGGTTCTGGCACTTCCGACCTGAGATGTCGGCGGGGTCCATCGGCGACAACATCACCAGCATCAACCCTGTCATTGCG ACGGTGGCGTACCTGATGAGGAAGCAGCGGCTGCCACTGAAGGTGTCCGTGGACCTGTTCCTGAGGATGTTCCATCCGAACCTGTTCCAGACGGCCAACGTCACCTCCTGGCTCTTTGATGGCATAGAGGATCGCGTCCTGGACATCGCGCTGAAGATCCCCGAACTCCCCTTCATAATTCCTTATGATAAATTCGGATGGTTTTATGAG cgCAACGGCTCCATAGAATACGACGGCTCATTCAACATCAACACAGGAGCCAGTGACTTCTCCCAGCTTGGCAACGTGCACGAGTGGAGATATGCCAGTAGGACCGACTACAGAGATGAGTGTGGGGAAGTTAAGGGGTCTACGGGAGAGCTCTGGGCTCCGGAGTATGGGCAGCCAGAACTGAATGTGTTCGCTTCTGATATTTGCAC GTACCTAACGGTTGCCAAAGACCGGGCAGTGCAAGTGGAAGGTATAGACGGGGTGCAGTATGCAGCCAATGACTCAGTGTTCGACAACGGATACAAATACCCCAGGATG GCATGTTACTGCGACAGGGTGCGCGACGCGGAGTGCCTGCCGGCGGGCGCGCTGAACGTGTCGGACTGCCGGTTCGGCGCGCCGGCCTTCGTGTCGCTGCCCCACTTCCTCCACGCAGACCCTATCTATGCCAGCAAGATCGACGGGATTAATGCTACTGA AGACATGAACTTCAGACTAGCGTTGGAGATGTTCACGGGCATGCCACTGTCTGTAGCGGCGCAGTTGCAGATCAACTTACTCGTACGACATATTAGTGGGATCAC TATAAACAACGTGTTGCCGGACCCGGACACGATGGTGCCGATGTTCCGGTTCCGGCAGGAGACGGCGACGACGCCGGAGTACGCCGCCCTGGCGCGCTCCGCGCTGCGCCTGCGCAACTGGGTGCCCTACGGACTCTACGTGCTCACC GCAATCGGAGTAGCACTCCTGGTAGGAGGTATAACAGTGCTGGTTAGGAAACTAATGCGATCCCCCGACACCGCGCCGCTCATTACCTCCGAGAGTTCTCGCTCCACCGACACTCTAGAATCCTAG
- the LOC118265053 gene encoding protein croquemort isoform X2, with amino-acid sequence MCVKSEGVRSGLFLGFGSLLVVSGAVMVVFWPAIFDSQLQRMMILSPDSMSFSIWRETPIPMFLEIFFFNISNVNEILSGTAEKIKVVEMGPYVFQESHTKVNLTWNDNSTLTFYNQRFWHFRPEMSAGSIGDNITSINPVIATVAYLMRKQRLPLKVSVDLFLRMFHPNLFQTANVTSWLFDGIEDRVLDIALKIPELPFIIPYDKFGWFYERNGSIEYDGSFNINTGASDFSQLGNVHEWRYASRTDYRDECGEVKGSTGELWAPEYGQPELNVFASDICTYLTVAKDRAVQVEGIDGVQYAANDSVFDNGYKYPRMACYCDRVRDAECLPAGALNVSDCRFGAPAFVSLPHFLHADPIYASKIDGINATEDMNFRLALEMFTGMPLSVAAQLQINLLVRHISGITINNVLPDPDTMVPMFRFRQETATTPEYAALARSALRLRNWVPYGLYVLTAIGVALLVGGITVLVRKLMRSPDTAPLITSESSRSTDTLES; translated from the exons ATGTGTGTGAAGTCAGAGGGAGTGAGGAGCGGCCTCTTCTTGGGCTTCGGCTCCTTGCTGGTGGTGTCAGGCGCCGTCATGGTGGTGTTCTGGCCTGCGATCTTCGACAGCCAGTTACAAAga ATGATGATTCTATCACCAGACTCAATGTCGTTCAGTATATGGAGGGAAACGCCGATTCCGATGTTTTTAGAGATTTTCTTCTTCAATATTAGTAATGTAAACGAAATACTAAGCGGGACGGCAGAGAAGATTAAAGTCGTGGAAATGGGACCTTACGTGTTCCAAGAATCTCATACTAAG GTGAACCTGACGTGGAACGACAACAGCACCCTGACGTTCTACAACCAGCGGTTCTGGCACTTCCGACCTGAGATGTCGGCGGGGTCCATCGGCGACAACATCACCAGCATCAACCCTGTCATTGCG ACGGTGGCGTACCTGATGAGGAAGCAGCGGCTGCCACTGAAGGTGTCCGTGGACCTGTTCCTGAGGATGTTCCATCCGAACCTGTTCCAGACGGCCAACGTCACCTCCTGGCTCTTTGATGGCATAGAGGATCGCGTCCTGGACATCGCGCTGAAGATCCCCGAACTCCCCTTCATAATTCCTTATGATAAATTCGGATGGTTTTATGAG cgCAACGGCTCCATAGAATACGACGGCTCATTCAACATCAACACAGGAGCCAGTGACTTCTCCCAGCTTGGCAACGTGCACGAGTGGAGATATGCCAGTAGGACCGACTACAGAGATGAGTGTGGGGAAGTTAAGGGGTCTACGGGAGAGCTCTGGGCTCCGGAGTATGGGCAGCCAGAACTGAATGTGTTCGCTTCTGATATTTGCAC GTACCTAACGGTTGCCAAAGACCGGGCAGTGCAAGTGGAAGGTATAGACGGGGTGCAGTATGCAGCCAATGACTCAGTGTTCGACAACGGATACAAATACCCCAGGATG GCATGTTACTGCGACAGGGTGCGCGACGCGGAGTGCCTGCCGGCGGGCGCGCTGAACGTGTCGGACTGCCGGTTCGGCGCGCCGGCCTTCGTGTCGCTGCCCCACTTCCTCCACGCAGACCCTATCTATGCCAGCAAGATCGACGGGATTAATGCTACTGA AGACATGAACTTCAGACTAGCGTTGGAGATGTTCACGGGCATGCCACTGTCTGTAGCGGCGCAGTTGCAGATCAACTTACTCGTACGACATATTAGTGGGATCAC TATAAACAACGTGTTGCCGGACCCGGACACGATGGTGCCGATGTTCCGGTTCCGGCAGGAGACGGCGACGACGCCGGAGTACGCCGCCCTGGCGCGCTCCGCGCTGCGCCTGCGCAACTGGGTGCCCTACGGACTCTACGTGCTCACC GCAATCGGAGTAGCGCTCCTAGTAGGAG GTATAACAGTGCTGGTTAGGAAACTAATGCGATCCCCCGACACCGCGCCGCTCATTACCTCCGAGAGTTCTCGCTCCACCGACACTCTAGAATCCTAG